A genomic region of Cannabis sativa cultivar Pink pepper isolate KNU-18-1 chromosome 1, ASM2916894v1, whole genome shotgun sequence contains the following coding sequences:
- the LOC115707323 gene encoding GDSL esterase/lipase CPRD49, whose translation MVGTPRPQFVLFGSSIVQLSYSNGGWGAILSDIYARKADILLRGYYGWNSRRAVQVLDQVFPKDASVQPSLVVVYFGGNDSMGPHSSGLGPHVPLPEYKENMRKIAKHLQSLSDSIRIIFLSSPPVNEEKIRGNASGFFSELVRTNELCRQYSEGCIEVGKETGVKVIDLFTAFQNRDDWMNACFTDGVHLSEEGSKVVVEEILKVLKNAEWKPCLHWKSMPTEFSEDSPYDLVAADGKTTLNPSEWTFHREIQWD comes from the exons ATGGTGGGTACGCCCAGACCACAGTTCGTTCTATTTGGATCCTCCATTGTCCAGTTGAGCTACAGTAATGGCGGTTGGGGAGCCATTCTCTCTGATATATATGCTCGCAAA GCAGACATCTTGTTAAGAGGGTATTATGGTTGGAACTCACGTCGTGCTGTACAGGTTCTGGATCAAGTTTTTCCGAAG GATGCTTCTGTACAGCCATCTTTGGTGGTAGTTTATTTTGGTGGTAATGATTCAATGGGGCCTCACTCGTCCGGTCTAGGACCTCATGTACCACTTCCTGAATACAAGGAGAATATGAGAAAGATTGCAAAACATCTCCAG AGCCTTTCAGATTCAATACGCATTATTTTTCTTAGTTCTCCTCCTGTGAATGAGGAGAAAATTCGTGGAAATGCAAG TGGGTTCTTCAGTGAGCTAGTAAGAACTAATGAGTTGTGCCGACAATATTCAGAAGGTTGCATTGAGGTGGGCAAGGAAACAGGTGTAAAGGTTATTGATCTCTTTACCGCGTTTCAGAACAGAGATGATTGGATGAATGCTTGTTTTAC ggACGGGGTTCATTTATCTGAAGAAGGAAGCAAGGTAGTGGTGGAGGAGATATTGAAGGTACTCAAGAATGCTGAGTGGAAGCCATGTCTACACTGGAAATCCATGCCAACAGAATTTTCAGAGGACTCACCATATGATCTTGTTGCAGCCGACGGGAAAACGACATTAAACCCATCCGAGTGGACTTTTCACAGGGAAATTCAGTGGGACTAG